The proteins below come from a single Burkholderia humptydooensis genomic window:
- the oprB gene encoding efflux RND transporter outer membrane subunit OprB has protein sequence MKRKHALTALAVALLAAGCTLAPRYERPAAPVSGAFPTDGVYAAQPGAASGARSANGQSAVDIGWREFFVDPRLQRLIETALKNNRDLRVSVLNVEASRAQYQITRAGLFPTLDGTGTGTIQRYPAGVSTTGQPLITRTYNVGVSASWELDLFGRVQSLKDQALAQYFATAQARKAAEISLVAQVADQYLTLLSTNDLLQITQNTLKTARASYDLTKLQFDNGTGSELDLRQAQTVVETALANQQAQARARAQALNALVLLIGEPLPDDLPAGLPLNAQNLLTDIPAGLPSDLLTRRPDIMQAEQTLRAANANIGAARAAFFPKISLTGAFGTASPTLGGLFKAGTAAWSFAPSIALPIFEGGQNIANLDLAHVQKRIEIANYEKAIQSAFREVSDGLAARGTYDQQIAALERNEHAQQRRYDLSDLRYKNGVDSYLSVLTAQTDLYSAQQQLISARLARWTNLVDLYRALGGGWIERAGETPRPADAPVDYGKAAAPASATPAAAASAPAAG, from the coding sequence ATGAAGCGAAAACATGCTTTGACTGCACTCGCAGTCGCCCTGCTCGCCGCGGGCTGCACGCTCGCGCCGCGCTACGAGCGTCCGGCCGCGCCGGTGTCGGGCGCGTTCCCGACCGACGGCGTCTACGCCGCGCAGCCGGGCGCCGCGTCCGGCGCGCGCAGCGCGAACGGCCAGTCGGCCGTCGACATCGGCTGGCGCGAGTTCTTCGTCGATCCGCGCCTGCAGCGGCTGATCGAGACCGCGCTGAAGAACAACCGCGATTTGCGCGTCTCGGTGCTGAACGTCGAGGCGTCCCGCGCGCAGTATCAGATCACGCGCGCGGGCCTGTTCCCGACGCTCGACGGCACCGGCACGGGCACGATCCAGCGCTATCCGGCCGGCGTGTCGACGACGGGCCAGCCGCTCATCACGCGGACCTACAACGTCGGCGTGTCCGCGTCGTGGGAGCTCGACCTGTTCGGCCGCGTGCAGAGCCTGAAGGACCAGGCGCTCGCGCAATACTTCGCGACCGCGCAGGCGCGCAAGGCGGCGGAGATCTCGCTCGTCGCGCAAGTCGCCGATCAGTATCTGACGCTGCTGTCGACCAACGACCTGCTGCAGATCACGCAGAACACGCTGAAGACGGCGCGCGCGTCGTACGACCTGACGAAGCTGCAGTTCGACAACGGCACCGGCTCGGAGCTCGATCTGCGGCAGGCGCAGACGGTCGTCGAGACGGCGCTCGCGAACCAGCAGGCGCAGGCGCGCGCGCGGGCGCAGGCGCTCAACGCGCTCGTGCTGCTGATCGGCGAGCCGCTGCCCGACGATCTGCCGGCCGGCCTGCCGCTGAACGCGCAGAACCTGCTGACGGACATCCCGGCCGGGCTGCCGTCCGATCTGCTGACGCGGCGCCCCGACATCATGCAGGCCGAGCAGACGCTGCGCGCGGCGAACGCGAACATCGGCGCGGCGCGCGCGGCGTTCTTCCCGAAGATCTCGCTCACGGGCGCGTTCGGCACCGCGAGCCCGACGCTCGGCGGCCTGTTCAAGGCGGGCACGGCGGCGTGGTCGTTCGCGCCGAGCATCGCGCTGCCGATCTTCGAAGGCGGGCAGAACATCGCGAACCTCGATCTCGCGCACGTGCAGAAGCGCATCGAGATCGCGAACTACGAGAAGGCGATCCAGAGCGCGTTCCGCGAGGTGTCGGACGGGCTCGCCGCGCGCGGCACGTACGATCAGCAGATCGCGGCGCTCGAGCGCAACGAGCATGCGCAGCAGCGCCGCTACGATCTGTCGGACCTGCGCTACAAGAACGGCGTCGACAGCTATCTGTCGGTGCTGACCGCGCAGACGGATCTGTACTCGGCGCAGCAGCAACTGATCAGCGCGCGGCTCGCGCGCTGGACGAACCTCGTCGATCTGTATCGCGCGCTGGGCGGCGGCTGGATCGAGCGCGCGGGCGAGACGCCGCGCCCGGCCGATGCGCCCGTCGACTACGGCAAGGCGGCCGCGCCGGCGTCGGCGACGCCGGCTGCGGCAGCCAGCGCGCCGGCGGCCGGCTGA